Proteins encoded within one genomic window of candidate division WOR-3 bacterium:
- a CDS encoding TldD/PmbA family protein gives MLEKLRDILGKVSSGYADIRFEIWKVTDISMVNGRIESSSTNIISGGSVRFFNKGTFGFATFTRPEDAEKALSSAEKMSKLIKTDKEVGLYPDKPKKDKVIPYVSIHPETVSFDEKVELVKRYHNIFTGNEKFSAVSVVYREELLTRYYLNTEGTEIIEERPYCGVAATVVGKEGNILQRAYRSFGDLRGYETVLNREKDFEEIKKDVLDLLKADKVEGGVYTVILDPQIAGVFIHEAFGHLSEADHVYGNEKLKEIMTLGKTMASEILSVVDDGSMVGERGYIAYDDDGVKSRKTYLIKNGKLVGRLHSRYTAALMNEEPTGNSRAIRFNYMPLVRMTNTYIENGDKTFEELLEGVDKGLYVVGALGGQTELEMFTFSAAKAYKIEKGKITEPVRDVVLSGNLFETLKNIDAVGNDLKIFGGLGGCGKGGQMPLPVSDGAPHIRIRNVIIGGK, from the coding sequence ATGCTGGAAAAACTTAGAGATATTCTTGGAAAGGTCTCAAGTGGATATGCGGATATCCGCTTCGAGATCTGGAAAGTAACCGATATAAGCATGGTGAATGGGCGGATTGAAAGTTCCTCTACAAACATCATTTCCGGAGGCTCAGTGAGATTCTTTAACAAAGGAACTTTTGGATTCGCAACTTTCACAAGGCCAGAGGATGCAGAAAAAGCCTTAAGCAGTGCAGAAAAGATGTCGAAACTAATCAAAACGGACAAAGAGGTAGGATTGTATCCTGATAAGCCCAAAAAAGACAAAGTCATCCCCTACGTTTCAATCCACCCTGAGACGGTTTCCTTTGACGAAAAAGTGGAACTGGTCAAAAGATACCACAACATCTTCACAGGAAACGAAAAATTTTCAGCGGTATCCGTGGTATATCGTGAGGAACTGCTCACAAGATACTATCTCAACACCGAGGGAACGGAAATTATTGAAGAGAGGCCCTATTGCGGTGTAGCGGCAACGGTCGTAGGCAAGGAGGGAAACATCCTTCAGAGAGCATATAGAAGTTTCGGAGATTTAAGAGGTTATGAAACGGTTCTGAACAGAGAAAAAGATTTTGAAGAAATTAAAAAAGATGTTCTGGACCTCCTGAAAGCCGACAAAGTCGAAGGTGGTGTTTACACCGTAATTCTTGACCCTCAGATTGCTGGTGTTTTCATTCACGAAGCCTTTGGTCACCTCTCAGAGGCAGACCATGTTTATGGGAATGAAAAGTTAAAGGAAATTATGACCCTTGGCAAAACGATGGCATCAGAAATTTTATCTGTCGTTGATGACGGCTCAATGGTAGGAGAGAGAGGCTATATCGCTTATGACGATGATGGGGTAAAATCAAGAAAAACTTACCTCATAAAAAATGGGAAATTGGTAGGTAGACTCCATTCCCGTTACACTGCTGCCCTTATGAACGAGGAACCTACCGGAAATTCAAGAGCCATCAGATTCAACTACATGCCCCTTGTTAGAATGACTAATACTTACATCGAAAATGGAGATAAAACCTTTGAAGAGCTCCTGGAAGGCGTTGATAAGGGCCTTTATGTAGTTGGTGCACTGGGTGGACAAACAGAACTTGAGATGTTTACCTTCTCTGCTGCAAAGGCCTACAAAATAGAAAAAGGAAAGATTACTGAACCTGTAAGAGATGTGGTGCTTTCTGGAAACCTTTTCGAAACACTGAAAAACATTGATGCAGTGGGAAATGATCTTAAAATCTTTGGAGGCCTTGGAGGTTGTGGTAAAGGTGGCCAGATGCCCCTTCCAGTCTCCGATGGGGCTCCTCACATCCGCATCAGAAATGTAATAATAGGAGGGAAATAA
- a CDS encoding TldD/PmbA family protein, giving the protein MEKILSEAKKRDLKYEIFFSKVETKSINFEQSQLKDISHKIVEGVGVRILKDGHIGFSSTNQLDNVDVLDYAINSAKYAKEAKFDFPEIQGVNFEYGNLQSEIDFESVFYEVKEIITYLEGKYHGKVDLSLEEISRENLLTNYKNNNVARSRIKYFDFSLSLFTITEAGFTFSWKWTWSKSKLSKEELWNVVKELEKTLIGFDRVAKLESGKYKVIFSPFAVGSTLGLSIGSGVNGLSIARKMSPLQNKLNEKILHESITITDDPEYDMPGKCTIDDEGIKAEKKPIVENGILKNFVLNLDTSADLNMKPTGNGKRGGFASLPTPAFHNLIIKEGKSDLDTIIKNLDKGILFLFPIGAGQSNIMMGDYSVNVGLGYYIENGEIVGRVKDTMISGNVYEDYQRVIEISSNVEAMPSMGTGGFARIPYILLDGISVTTK; this is encoded by the coding sequence ATGGAAAAAATCCTTAGCGAGGCAAAGAAAAGAGATTTAAAATACGAAATTTTCTTCTCTAAGGTTGAAACAAAGAGCATAAATTTTGAGCAAAGCCAGCTTAAAGACATCTCCCATAAAATTGTCGAAGGCGTAGGGGTTAGAATACTGAAAGATGGACACATAGGTTTTAGCAGTACAAACCAGTTGGACAATGTAGATGTGCTTGACTATGCTATAAATTCTGCAAAATATGCAAAGGAAGCAAAATTTGATTTCCCAGAAATACAAGGGGTAAATTTCGAATATGGGAACCTGCAGAGCGAAATCGACTTCGAATCCGTTTTTTATGAAGTGAAAGAAATAATCACCTACTTAGAGGGAAAATACCACGGCAAGGTTGACCTTTCACTGGAAGAAATAAGTAGGGAAAATCTTTTGACCAACTACAAAAACAACAATGTAGCACGTTCCAGGATAAAATATTTTGACTTTTCCTTGAGCCTTTTCACCATAACGGAGGCAGGCTTCACTTTTTCCTGGAAATGGACATGGTCAAAAAGCAAGCTTTCAAAGGAAGAATTATGGAATGTGGTTAAAGAATTAGAAAAAACTTTGATTGGCTTCGACCGCGTTGCTAAATTGGAATCAGGCAAATATAAGGTGATTTTTTCGCCTTTTGCCGTTGGCTCCACCCTTGGACTATCTATCGGCTCTGGAGTCAATGGCCTTAGTATTGCAAGGAAAATGTCACCCCTTCAGAATAAACTCAATGAAAAGATTCTCCATGAAAGCATCACAATAACCGATGACCCTGAATACGATATGCCGGGTAAGTGTACTATTGACGATGAAGGTATCAAAGCGGAGAAAAAGCCCATCGTAGAAAACGGGATATTAAAAAATTTCGTGCTTAATTTGGACACCTCGGCAGATCTCAATATGAAGCCTACGGGAAATGGTAAGCGAGGGGGCTTCGCATCCCTTCCTACCCCTGCCTTTCACAATCTGATAATAAAAGAAGGAAAATCTGATTTAGACACAATCATTAAAAACCTCGATAAAGGCATTCTCTTCCTCTTCCCAATTGGCGCAGGCCAGTCAAACATAATGATGGGAGACTACTCGGTGAACGTAGGGCTTGGTTATTACATCGAGAATGGTGAGATAGTCGGCAGGGTAAAGGACACGATGATTTCCGGCAACGTCTACGAAGATTATCAGAGAGTAATTGAAATATCAAGCAATGTGGAAGCAATGCCCAGTATGGGGACAGGCGGTTTTGCAAGAATTCCTTACATTCTACTTGACGGTATCTCAGTAACTACAAAATGA
- the alr gene encoding alanine racemase codes for MPLNWIEISKEALINNVSLIKEKAKGKKILAVIKSNAYGHGLLPVAQILKDHVDAFVVGDFEEALELYEHTRDIKIMVSLPPLEEREIVETSRLNFSIFVGNTQYLKWLNSLSLPWPVKVHLEINTGMNRSGLTPEELSEALEIIYNSKNLKLEGIFSHYATLPENTKFAQKQAEKFKSVIEKIPQKQDLLIHMENSSGILKLLLDFTNSVRPGISLYGLLTNNSTTSHFKPVLSLYSTVIDVLKIRKGEGVSYDHLFKAKRDMYVATIPFGYGNGYMWNLKGKAEVIVKGKRVPVVGKICMNHIIFDASQVVNYIKIGDKVTLIGRDGAEEITVQELAEKSGTINYEIVTKLSPKLPRIIV; via the coding sequence ATGCCCTTAAACTGGATTGAAATTTCAAAAGAGGCCTTGATAAACAACGTAAGTTTAATAAAAGAAAAAGCAAAAGGCAAAAAGATACTTGCTGTTATAAAATCCAATGCCTACGGACATGGACTTCTACCGGTAGCGCAGATTTTAAAAGACCATGTTGATGCTTTCGTTGTAGGGGACTTTGAGGAAGCATTAGAGCTTTACGAACACACGAGAGACATTAAAATAATGGTATCACTACCACCTTTAGAGGAAAGGGAAATCGTTGAAACTTCGAGGTTAAATTTTAGCATTTTTGTGGGGAACACTCAGTATCTAAAATGGTTAAACTCCCTAAGCTTACCCTGGCCTGTAAAGGTGCATCTCGAAATCAACACCGGAATGAATCGCTCTGGCTTAACACCCGAGGAACTCTCTGAAGCTTTAGAAATCATCTATAACTCAAAAAATTTAAAGTTAGAAGGAATTTTTTCTCATTATGCAACGCTCCCCGAGAACACAAAGTTTGCACAAAAGCAGGCAGAGAAGTTCAAATCTGTCATAGAGAAAATTCCTCAAAAACAAGATCTGTTAATTCATATGGAAAATAGTTCGGGAATTCTCAAACTCCTCCTCGATTTTACGAATAGTGTACGCCCTGGGATTTCCCTTTATGGTCTTTTAACTAACAATTCAACAACGAGCCACTTCAAACCGGTCCTGAGCCTTTACTCCACTGTAATAGATGTACTAAAAATACGAAAAGGAGAAGGGGTTAGTTACGATCACCTCTTTAAAGCAAAGCGAGATATGTATGTAGCTACTATCCCCTTCGGTTACGGCAATGGTTATATGTGGAATCTTAAAGGAAAGGCAGAAGTCATTGTAAAAGGGAAGAGAGTTCCAGTAGTGGGAAAAATCTGCATGAACCATATAATCTTTGACGCTTCACAGGTTGTAAATTATATTAAAATCGGTGACAAGGTGACGCTTATTGGACGTGACGGGGCAGAAGAGATCACCGTTCAAGAGTTAGCAGAAAAAAGCGGTACTATAAATTACGAAATTGTAACGAAACTGTCACCAAAACTTCCGAGAATAATAGTATGA
- a CDS encoding SBBP repeat-containing protein yields MQKYLEGVVLGVLLWLFPLYAYVPTGELIKVYRGFEPNYGQVQDFEGRPVKDIIFSTKAPGLNLFFKKDGVSYVIYTKTEEELNSFEGFDLKERLNKEDSSPVNYARVDLELVGGNIDRSKIVFEDELPGYVNYYLPSCPEGITNLKTYRVVRVKEVYPGIDWVFRYDADGNLHHEFVVKPEGNPDEIKLKVKWADVKLNDDGSEIILSTPVGDILDGSIYAYEGDRRVKVNYVFDDGLLAYDVRDWSRNENLVIDPPLARLWATYYGGSGLWEEPLSVTTDAQGNVYVVGGTYSTDFPVYNPGGGAYYQESGNFDAFILKFNSSGVRLWAAYYGGSGFDRANSVVTDAQGNVYVVGYTRSTNFPVYDPGCGAYFQGSKTGGDDAFILKFDSSGARLWATYYGGSGNDCASSVVTDPQGNVYVVGHTRSTNFPVYDPGDGAYYQGSFAGYDDAFILKFNFRGRRQWATYYGGSCDERAYSVATDPQGNVYVVGWTCSLDFPVYNPRSCAHYRRSLVGLAKFFYNLLVLSGAYYQRSNAGYRDAFILKFDSGGVRLWATYYGGSSVDDASSVATDPQGNVYVVGKTYFSDFPVYKLRGAYPYISRACIDSCDVFILKFNPRRIKLQWAIYCGGSSVDVASSVATDAQGNVYVVGNTYSTDFPVYNPGGGAYFQGSYAGYWDPFILKFNANLITSSGKIR; encoded by the coding sequence ATGCAAAAATATCTTGAGGGGGTAGTATTAGGGGTGCTTCTTTGGCTTTTTCCCCTCTATGCCTATGTCCCTACAGGTGAACTGATAAAGGTCTACAGGGGCTTTGAACCCAACTATGGCCAGGTGCAGGACTTTGAAGGGAGACCTGTAAAAGACATCATCTTCTCAACAAAGGCTCCGGGACTCAATTTGTTCTTTAAGAAAGATGGCGTTAGTTATGTGATTTACACAAAAACAGAAGAAGAATTAAATTCTTTCGAAGGCTTTGATTTGAAAGAGAGGCTCAATAAAGAAGATTCTTCTCCTGTAAATTATGCCCGTGTTGATCTTGAACTGGTAGGTGGAAACATTGACAGATCAAAGATTGTCTTTGAAGATGAACTGCCGGGTTATGTGAACTACTATCTTCCCAGTTGCCCTGAGGGGATAACAAATCTAAAGACTTACAGGGTTGTAAGAGTGAAGGAGGTTTATCCTGGTATAGACTGGGTCTTCAGGTACGATGCCGATGGGAACTTACACCATGAGTTTGTGGTAAAGCCTGAGGGTAATCCTGATGAAATAAAACTAAAGGTGAAGTGGGCAGATGTAAAGTTAAATGATGATGGGAGTGAGATCATTTTATCCACACCGGTAGGAGATATTCTTGATGGTAGTATTTATGCTTATGAGGGTGATAGAAGGGTGAAGGTGAACTATGTTTTTGATGATGGGCTTTTGGCCTATGATGTAAGAGACTGGAGCAGGAATGAAAATCTTGTCATAGACCCGCCTTTAGCAAGGTTATGGGCTACTTATTATGGGGGAAGTGGTTTGTGGGAGGAGCCCTTGTCTGTAACGACAGACGCACAGGGTAATGTTTATGTGGTGGGTGGCACTTATTCTACCGATTTTCCTGTTTACAATCCAGGTGGTGGTGCTTACTATCAGGAAAGTGGTAATTTTGATGCCTTCATACTCAAATTCAATTCCAGTGGAGTAAGGCTATGGGCTGCTTATTATGGGGGAAGTGGTTTTGATAGGGCCAATTCTGTAGTAACAGACGCACAGGGTAATGTTTATGTGGTGGGTTATACACGTTCTACCAATTTTCCTGTTTACGATCCAGGATGTGGTGCTTACTTTCAGGGAAGTAAAACTGGTGGTGATGATGCCTTCATACTCAAATTTGATTCAAGTGGGGCAAGGCTATGGGCTACTTATTATGGGGGAAGTGGTAATGATTGTGCCTCTTCTGTAGTAACAGACCCACAGGGTAATGTTTACGTGGTGGGTCATACTCGTTCTACCAATTTCCCTGTTTACGATCCAGGTGATGGTGCTTACTATCAGGGAAGTTTTGCCGGTTATGATGATGCCTTCATTCTCAAATTCAATTTTCGTGGAAGAAGACAATGGGCTACCTATTATGGGGGGAGTTGTGATGAACGTGCCTATTCTGTAGCGACAGACCCACAGGGGAATGTTTATGTAGTGGGTTGGACTTGTTCTTTAGACTTTCCTGTTTACAATCCACGTAGTTGTGCTCACTATAGGAGAAGTCTTGTTGGCCTGGCTAAATTCTTCTACAATCTTTTAGTGCTCAGTGGTGCTTATTACCAGAGAAGTAACGCTGGTTATCGGGATGCCTTCATTCTCAAATTCGATTCCGGTGGAGTAAGGCTATGGGCTACTTATTATGGGGGAAGCAGTGTTGATGATGCCAGTTCTGTAGCGACAGACCCACAGGGGAATGTTTATGTAGTAGGCAAGACTTACTTTTCCGATTTTCCTGTTTACAAACTACGTGGTGCTTATCCTTATATAAGTAGGGCTTGTATAGATTCTTGTGATGTCTTCATTCTCAAATTTAATCCCCGCAGAATAAAGCTACAATGGGCTATTTATTGTGGGGGAAGTAGTGTTGATGTTGCCAGTTCTGTAGCGACAGACGCACAGGGTAATGTTTATGTGGTAGGTAATACTTATTCTACCGATTTTCCTGTTTACAATCCAGGTGGTGGTGCTTACTTTCAGGGAAGTTATGCTGGTTATTGGGATCCCTTCATTCTAAAATTCAATGCCAATCTAATAACTTCAAGTGGGAAGATTAGGTAG
- the gyrB gene encoding DNA topoisomerase (ATP-hydrolyzing) subunit B: protein MDEKIFEQEQNNYTAKEIKVLKGLEGVRTRPAMYIGDTSKQGLHHLVYEIVDNAIDEALAGFCTEIKVTIRKDGMITIRDNGRGIPVDMHPEEKIPAVEIVFTYLHAGGKFGSKAYQISGGLHGVGASVVNALSEYLEVKVFRDGKIYHMAFSKGKKIKDLEVIGETDEHGTEVTFKPDIEIFKNINFDFELLSERLKELAYLVKGIKISIEDQRTGKYKEYQFEGGLKEFLKELDEGQYVLNEKPFYFHRRFENEKVEVEVALEYNKGYEEVLISFVNTINTTEHGTHVTGLRQGLTRALNDFARKNNLIKENQAFQGEDLREGLTCIIHVKLPDPQFEGQTKTKLGNTYITGLVSSAVYEEFTRYLEENPNDAKVIIGKCLENQRAREAARKAKEIERRKSSWDANGLAGKLADCTTKDRSKAELFIVEGESAGGSAKQGRNREFQAILPLRGKTLNIEKASFEKVLENEQIKILIQAIGTGIKDNCVPENSRYSKIIIMTDADVDGSHIRTLLLTFFYRYMQPLIEHGYIYIAQPPLYKLKAKKEEKYAYTEEEKEEFIRIHGIENVTIQRYKGLGEMNPEQLWETTMDPARRVLKKVTLEDAAQASMLISILMGPKVEPRKNYIMEHATLVTNLDI from the coding sequence ATGGACGAAAAAATCTTTGAGCAAGAGCAAAATAACTACACTGCGAAAGAAATCAAAGTTCTTAAAGGTCTTGAAGGGGTTAGAACACGCCCTGCAATGTACATCGGAGATACGTCTAAACAGGGCCTGCACCACTTAGTTTACGAAATTGTGGATAACGCTATAGATGAAGCACTGGCTGGCTTTTGCACAGAAATAAAAGTGACAATAAGAAAAGATGGAATGATTACGATAAGAGACAACGGTAGAGGAATTCCTGTAGACATGCACCCTGAAGAGAAAATCCCTGCTGTAGAGATAGTTTTTACCTATTTGCATGCTGGAGGAAAATTTGGATCTAAGGCATATCAAATCTCCGGTGGTTTACATGGTGTGGGTGCATCCGTTGTAAACGCCCTTTCAGAATACCTCGAAGTCAAGGTGTTCCGAGACGGGAAAATTTATCACATGGCCTTCTCTAAAGGCAAAAAGATTAAGGACCTTGAGGTTATAGGAGAAACCGATGAACACGGTACTGAGGTCACCTTCAAACCCGATATTGAAATCTTCAAGAATATAAACTTCGATTTTGAATTGTTAAGTGAAAGGCTGAAGGAACTTGCCTACCTTGTAAAGGGAATTAAAATATCCATCGAAGATCAGAGAACAGGGAAATACAAAGAGTATCAATTTGAAGGTGGATTAAAAGAATTCCTTAAAGAACTTGATGAGGGCCAATATGTACTGAATGAAAAGCCTTTTTACTTCCATAGGAGATTTGAAAATGAAAAGGTCGAAGTCGAAGTTGCCTTAGAATATAATAAAGGCTATGAAGAAGTACTTATCTCTTTTGTTAACACGATAAACACCACAGAACACGGGACCCATGTCACTGGGCTGCGCCAGGGGCTTACCCGAGCTCTTAACGACTTTGCAAGAAAAAATAACCTAATAAAGGAGAATCAGGCCTTTCAAGGTGAGGATTTACGAGAGGGACTTACCTGCATTATCCATGTAAAGTTACCTGACCCACAATTTGAAGGACAGACAAAAACAAAACTGGGCAACACTTATATAACCGGCCTTGTTTCTTCTGCAGTCTATGAAGAATTCACAAGATACCTTGAAGAAAACCCTAACGATGCAAAAGTTATTATTGGAAAATGCCTTGAAAACCAGAGGGCAAGAGAAGCAGCGAGAAAAGCGAAGGAAATAGAAAGGCGAAAATCTTCCTGGGATGCGAACGGGCTTGCAGGAAAGCTCGCCGATTGTACCACCAAAGACCGGTCCAAGGCAGAACTATTTATTGTTGAGGGCGAATCAGCAGGTGGTTCAGCCAAACAGGGAAGAAACAGAGAATTTCAAGCCATTTTACCCCTTAGGGGTAAAACTTTAAACATTGAAAAGGCATCCTTCGAAAAGGTCCTTGAAAACGAACAGATTAAGATATTGATTCAGGCTATTGGCACGGGCATTAAAGACAACTGCGTACCAGAGAACTCACGCTATTCTAAAATCATCATAATGACCGATGCAGACGTCGATGGTTCTCACATCAGAACCCTTCTCCTAACATTCTTTTACAGGTATATGCAGCCCCTTATCGAACACGGGTATATTTACATCGCCCAACCACCTCTTTACAAACTAAAGGCCAAGAAAGAAGAAAAATACGCTTACACCGAGGAAGAAAAAGAAGAATTTATAAGAATCCACGGGATTGAAAATGTAACCATACAGAGGTACAAGGGTCTTGGTGAAATGAATCCCGAACAATTGTGGGAAACGACTATGGATCCTGCACGCAGAGTTTTAAAGAAAGTAACCCTTGAAGATGCTGCCCAAGCAAGTATGCTAATTAGCATCCTAATGGGGCCAAAAGTCGAACCTCGTAAGAATTACATAATGGAACACGCAACTCTTGTTACAAATCTTGACATTTAA
- the dnaB gene encoding replicative DNA helicase, giving the protein MTERRKKEQKKTTENLTQELPFAREIEMSVLGAMIMSEEALYKGLETLKEDDFYLDAHRKIFNTISEIFETKKTVDPLTLVEELKKKGYLEEIGGPEYIMAIAESVISPALIDNHCKILLEKSIYRKIIENATEILKEAYTGALPAEELLDYAEQQILSVREREIRRGFITMETLVSENVKLIERIKNTGSTITGLPTGFKDLDELTTGFHNGDLIIIASRPSQGKTSLALSIMRYLSVEQGIPTAMFSLEMPVDQIGLRLLCMESRVDISKLRKGIIREEDFEKITMAAGALKKAPIFIDDTPSIPILELRAKARRIKREHDVKAIFIDYLQLIRGPENAENRQQEISAISRSLKALAKELQIPVIALSQLSRAIEQRADKRPQLSDLRESGAIEQDADLVIFLHKPRIEDELDFRGAEPPEEDVVDVIVGKHRNGPVGEVKLTFIKEYTRFENYAPPGLEF; this is encoded by the coding sequence ATGACAGAACGAAGAAAAAAAGAGCAGAAGAAAACCACGGAGAATCTAACCCAGGAACTCCCCTTTGCAAGGGAAATAGAGATGTCGGTCCTCGGTGCAATGATTATGAGTGAAGAGGCTCTTTATAAGGGTCTCGAGACTTTAAAGGAAGATGACTTTTATCTTGATGCCCACAGGAAGATATTTAACACCATATCTGAGATCTTTGAAACTAAAAAAACCGTTGATCCACTTACATTAGTTGAGGAGCTAAAGAAAAAGGGCTATTTAGAGGAAATTGGAGGGCCCGAGTATATAATGGCAATTGCCGAAAGCGTAATCTCGCCTGCCTTAATTGATAACCACTGTAAAATCCTCCTCGAGAAGTCAATTTACAGAAAAATCATCGAAAATGCCACAGAGATTTTAAAGGAAGCCTACACAGGAGCGCTTCCTGCCGAAGAACTCCTGGACTACGCAGAGCAACAGATTCTCAGTGTGAGGGAAAGAGAAATTCGACGAGGTTTCATCACAATGGAAACTCTGGTCAGCGAAAACGTCAAACTCATAGAAAGGATAAAAAACACTGGTTCGACTATTACAGGTCTACCCACAGGATTTAAAGACCTTGATGAACTCACTACAGGTTTTCATAACGGAGACCTGATAATCATCGCCTCAAGGCCCTCTCAAGGAAAAACAAGCCTTGCTCTGAGCATAATGCGTTATTTAAGCGTCGAACAAGGTATACCAACGGCGATGTTCAGCCTTGAAATGCCGGTAGACCAGATAGGACTCAGACTCTTGTGTATGGAATCGCGGGTAGACATCTCAAAGCTTAGAAAAGGAATAATAAGGGAAGAAGATTTTGAAAAGATTACGATGGCGGCAGGCGCACTCAAAAAAGCCCCAATCTTCATCGATGATACCCCCTCAATACCAATTCTGGAGCTAAGGGCAAAAGCAAGAAGGATCAAAAGAGAACACGACGTAAAGGCAATCTTTATAGACTATCTCCAACTCATAAGGGGACCAGAGAACGCCGAGAACAGACAGCAAGAAATTTCAGCAATCTCAAGGTCTCTTAAAGCCCTTGCAAAAGAGTTGCAAATCCCCGTTATAGCGCTTTCTCAGCTTTCCAGAGCTATTGAACAACGCGCCGACAAAAGGCCTCAACTCTCAGACCTGAGGGAATCCGGGGCCATCGAGCAGGATGCCGACCTTGTAATTTTCCTTCACAAACCCCGCATAGAAGACGAATTAGACTTTCGTGGAGCAGAACCTCCAGAAGAGGATGTGGTGGATGTAATTGTGGGAAAACACAGGAATGGGCCAGTTGGTGAAGTTAAGCTTACCTTCATCAAAGAGTATACCCGCTTTGAAAACTACGCGCCACCTGGTTTAGAATTCTAA
- a CDS encoding phospholipase D-like domain-containing protein, translating to MLAWFLFFQLALQPNSITNFTDESAKVKAVYDSSYCDVVSNLIDNAQKEILICMFQFSYYADKPESFSNKLLSKLIEKSKKGVKIKIILEGGEPFLGKDFYESVSEIMRLLKQANIEVKTDKRNKTTHAKFIVVDSKYILLGSTNWTYFGLQANNESNVLIESEALAKEFKKYFEKLWKESEEKAPSYFETEKSYFAGVIRSVERKVSKKGRPYTIIYLKDGTKIFITGHYDLLPGMRIKVEGKKTTFRGKEEIKAYRIEVLN from the coding sequence ATGCTTGCGTGGTTCTTGTTTTTTCAACTGGCGCTACAGCCTAATTCTATAACAAATTTTACCGATGAAAGTGCAAAAGTTAAGGCGGTCTATGATTCCTCTTACTGTGATGTAGTATCAAACCTTATTGACAATGCTCAGAAAGAGATTTTAATATGTATGTTCCAATTCTCCTACTATGCCGACAAACCGGAGAGCTTCTCCAATAAGCTCCTTTCAAAATTAATAGAAAAATCCAAGAAAGGCGTCAAGATAAAAATAATCCTGGAAGGCGGGGAGCCTTTCTTAGGCAAAGATTTTTACGAATCTGTAAGTGAAATCATGAGGCTCTTAAAACAGGCAAATATCGAAGTAAAAACCGACAAGAGGAATAAGACTACCCATGCAAAGTTCATCGTTGTGGATTCAAAATACATTCTTCTTGGGTCTACAAATTGGACCTACTTCGGACTACAGGCAAATAATGAAAGCAATGTCCTGATTGAGAGCGAAGCCCTTGCAAAGGAATTCAAAAAGTACTTTGAAAAATTGTGGAAAGAGTCCGAGGAAAAAGCACCATCCTATTTCGAGACTGAAAAATCCTATTTTGCGGGAGTTATTAGAAGTGTTGAAAGAAAGGTTTCAAAGAAAGGCAGGCCCTACACGATAATATACTTGAAAGATGGCACTAAAATCTTTATAACGGGCCATTACGACCTCTTGCCGGGGATGAGAATAAAAGTTGAGGGTAAGAAAACAACCTTCCGTGGCAAGGAAGAGATCAAAGCTTACAGAATTGAAGTATTGAATTAA